In the genome of Macellibacteroides fermentans, one region contains:
- a CDS encoding UDP-N-acetylmuramoyl-L-alanyl-D-glutamate--2,6-diaminopimelate ligase, with translation MELKSLMKVLQVQNLTGTDDLHIQSIAADSRKVTDGSLFVAVKGTASDGHDYIPVAIANGARAIVCEVLPAALSETVTYIVVPDTAEALGKLASAWYEFPSDNLVVVGVTGTNGKTTIATLLYDMFRKMGHKAGLLSTVCNYIDGEAVPATHTTPDALTLHELMARMVDAGCEYLFMEVSSHAVDQKRISGISFDGGIFTNLTRDHLDYHLTVENYLKAKKQFFDNLPASAFALTNADDKSGLVMLQNTAATKLTYSLRTLADVKGRILESHFEGTLLTINDKEVMVHFVGRFNAYNLLAVYGAAVALGKEPEEVLLALSTLHSVSGRFETIQSPLGYTAIVDYAHTPDALNNVLNGIHEVLDSRGRILTVVGAGGNRDKGKRPLMAKEAVKLSDQVILTSDNPRFEEPEDIINDMVAGLNNEEKQRTLCITDRSQAIKTAALLAKKGDVILIAGKGHEDYQDVKGVKHHFDDREIVREIFGTQQKQ, from the coding sequence ATGGAACTGAAAAGCTTGATGAAGGTGCTGCAAGTTCAGAATCTTACAGGTACCGATGATTTACATATACAGAGTATAGCTGCCGATTCACGTAAAGTTACGGATGGCAGTCTGTTTGTAGCCGTTAAGGGGACTGCCTCCGACGGACACGATTACATCCCGGTGGCGATTGCCAACGGAGCCAGGGCAATTGTGTGCGAAGTATTACCGGCTGCTTTATCCGAAACCGTTACTTATATTGTGGTTCCCGATACAGCCGAAGCTTTGGGTAAGCTGGCGTCGGCCTGGTACGAGTTCCCTTCAGATAACCTTGTGGTTGTAGGGGTTACCGGTACCAACGGAAAAACTACCATTGCTACGTTACTATACGACATGTTCCGGAAGATGGGCCACAAGGCAGGTCTGCTTTCCACCGTGTGCAATTATATAGACGGCGAAGCCGTTCCCGCCACCCATACCACCCCCGATGCACTTACTTTGCACGAACTGATGGCGCGTATGGTTGATGCCGGATGCGAGTATCTGTTTATGGAGGTCAGCTCCCATGCAGTAGATCAGAAGCGCATCAGCGGAATCTCCTTCGATGGCGGCATATTCACGAACCTTACCCGCGATCACCTCGATTACCACCTTACGGTAGAAAACTACCTGAAGGCAAAAAAGCAGTTCTTTGATAACCTGCCTGCATCGGCATTCGCCCTTACCAATGCCGATGATAAATCGGGACTGGTCATGCTTCAGAACACGGCTGCCACGAAACTCACCTATTCGTTGCGCACGCTGGCAGATGTAAAAGGCCGAATCCTCGAATCCCATTTCGAAGGTACCCTGCTTACCATCAACGACAAGGAGGTGATGGTGCATTTTGTAGGCCGTTTCAATGCTTACAACTTACTGGCGGTTTACGGAGCGGCAGTTGCTTTGGGAAAAGAACCCGAAGAGGTGCTGCTTGCCCTAAGTACGTTACATTCGGTGTCGGGACGTTTCGAAACCATCCAGTCTCCTCTGGGATATACGGCCATTGTGGATTATGCCCATACGCCCGATGCCCTTAACAATGTGCTCAACGGTATACATGAAGTCCTTGATAGCAGAGGCCGTATCCTTACCGTGGTAGGTGCCGGAGGAAACAGAGATAAAGGCAAGCGTCCCCTGATGGCCAAAGAGGCTGTGAAGCTGAGCGACCAGGTGATCCTTACCTCAGATAACCCCCGATTCGAAGAACCCGAAGATATCATAAATGATATGGTAGCCGGGTTGAACAACGAAGAGAAGCAACGTACCCTTTGCATTACGGATCGTAGTCAGGCCATTAAAACCGCCGCCTTACTCGCAAAAAAGGGCGATGTGATTCTTATTGCCGGTAAAGGGCACGAAGATTATCAGGATGTGAAGGGGGTGAAACATCATTTCGACGACCGCGAAATAGTGAGAGAGATATTCGGAACACAACAAAAACAATAA
- the mraY gene encoding phospho-N-acetylmuramoyl-pentapeptide-transferase encodes MLYYLFNFLDQLDFPGAGMFKYVSFRSGLALILSLFISTAIGRRIINRLQMLQIGETVRNLGLEGQMSKKGTPTMGGIIIIIAILVPTILCAKLNNIYLLLMIVTTLWLGSIGFLDDYIKVFRKNKEGLHGRFKIVGQVGLGLIVGVTLYLSPDVVIKENMEVRRNNVIEEVNYHQVETKSTKTTIPFLKNNNFDYAKLVDWAGEYKVEAAWLVFVLMTIFVVTAVSNGANLTDGLDGLAAGSSAIIGVALGVLAYMSSHFEFASFLNIMFIPGAEELVVFAAAFIGATVGFLWYNSYPAQVFMGDTGSLTLGGIIAVFAIIIRKELLIPILCGIFFAESISVMMQVAYFKYTKKKYGVGKRIFKMTPLHHHFQKPGNAGIEALLQKPFNVVPESKIVVRFWLIGIILAVITIVTLKMR; translated from the coding sequence ATGTTATACTATCTTTTTAATTTTTTGGATCAGCTTGATTTCCCGGGTGCCGGCATGTTCAAATATGTTTCGTTCCGATCGGGACTGGCATTAATATTATCGCTGTTTATTTCTACAGCCATCGGTCGCCGTATTATCAACCGGTTGCAGATGCTCCAGATTGGTGAGACAGTCCGCAACCTGGGGTTGGAAGGTCAGATGAGTAAGAAAGGAACCCCCACCATGGGAGGGATCATCATAATCATAGCCATTCTGGTGCCAACGATTCTTTGCGCCAAATTAAACAATATTTACCTGTTGCTGATGATTGTCACCACACTTTGGCTGGGATCCATCGGCTTCCTCGACGATTACATCAAGGTGTTCCGTAAAAACAAAGAGGGGCTGCATGGCCGTTTTAAGATTGTGGGTCAGGTAGGCCTCGGACTTATTGTGGGGGTAACCCTGTATCTTAGTCCGGATGTGGTAATCAAGGAGAATATGGAGGTGCGCCGCAACAACGTCATCGAAGAGGTTAATTACCATCAGGTGGAGACCAAGTCGACCAAAACCACCATTCCGTTCCTGAAGAACAACAACTTCGACTATGCAAAACTGGTGGATTGGGCAGGCGAATATAAAGTGGAAGCCGCATGGCTGGTATTTGTGCTGATGACCATCTTTGTGGTTACCGCCGTATCCAACGGAGCAAACCTTACCGACGGTCTGGACGGACTGGCGGCCGGAAGTTCGGCTATCATCGGGGTGGCGTTGGGCGTGTTGGCCTATATGTCTTCCCACTTTGAATTTGCCTCATTCCTCAACATCATGTTTATTCCGGGAGCAGAAGAGCTGGTGGTGTTTGCCGCCGCATTCATCGGAGCCACCGTTGGCTTCCTTTGGTATAATTCCTATCCCGCCCAGGTATTTATGGGAGATACCGGCAGTCTTACCCTCGGTGGTATTATTGCAGTATTCGCCATTATTATACGTAAAGAGTTGCTTATCCCGATACTTTGTGGTATCTTTTTCGCAGAAAGCATATCGGTGATGATGCAGGTAGCTTACTTTAAATACACGAAAAAGAAATATGGCGTTGGAAAACGCATTTTTAAGATGACTCCGTTGCATCACCATTTCCAGAAACCCGGAAATGCAGGCATCGAAGCCCTGTTGCAAAAGCCGTTCAATGTGGTACCCGAATCTAAAATCGTAGTAAGGTTCTGGCTTATCGGCATTATTCTGGCTGTTATTACAATTGTCACTTTAAAGATGAGATAA